The following proteins are encoded in a genomic region of Candidatus Effluviviaceae Genus I sp.:
- a CDS encoding isoamylase early set domain-containing protein — protein sequence MTGRTLPPLLAAALLLAAQASPAAVNAVEGGIEFSYADPYAASVSLAGIFNNWSTNATPLSLGGDGVWRVVVPLGAGKHEYKFVVNGTQWVADPDNPRVVGAYGNSEVEVTADGGVSAAGAASAISNTPLSARVNLSGWYRGSYDTQSDTPSDPRWRLDRPAHELYLKVIPTVTPQVKGEATLRFDTAVGDIKKVSADFYSGHATLEGGPFTVVGFYNEERVQFDDPLELVGHINLPGTIAEEHIPFGRGAQGVTVTADVGPTALTAVYANRYDYDVWNKPTIFDNTDTDLLAARLTSRPLGAFRLGATYASHRDGWWMSWQGGNEDPFLDAYIDSTGSASDWFEYARTEQWIAGDASWKGMSDMLELAAAYGRYSYAGRWDMGNRESVQGDDLGNGAIDVPTGDMKGSYLKGIASANLAELVRARLSVERQAVDGMKAGEEYIAYGAPAWAGSPVRQLTEVRYAGSPLVVGVYGPAPERDDTFVETDVNVTLGIFGLGLEFDRSSYAWEYPESLATIGGRGWEGTANRFALLGRADVMADDLWFELAYQSLTHDFDDGLWMPYDTGELIGRAGFTFRPDWSVVTDLRRVTYRDVPSGEGTTDQSFVNPYLAVVWSPRRNVEVRLGYGVNPTGYADSPVEGRGNGRERWRSQYLWDHSGADEVGAERALEDARVIGLMAVIAF from the coding sequence ATGACGGGACGCACACTGCCGCCGCTTCTGGCCGCCGCGCTCCTGCTGGCGGCGCAGGCCTCGCCCGCCGCGGTGAACGCGGTCGAGGGCGGGATCGAGTTCAGCTACGCCGACCCCTACGCGGCGAGCGTGAGCCTGGCGGGCATCTTCAACAACTGGAGCACCAACGCGACGCCGCTCTCGCTGGGCGGGGACGGCGTGTGGCGGGTGGTGGTGCCGCTCGGGGCCGGGAAGCACGAGTACAAGTTCGTCGTGAACGGGACGCAGTGGGTCGCGGACCCGGACAACCCGAGGGTGGTGGGGGCGTACGGCAACTCGGAGGTCGAGGTGACCGCCGACGGCGGCGTGAGCGCGGCAGGCGCCGCCTCGGCCATCTCGAACACGCCGCTCTCGGCGCGCGTGAACCTCAGCGGCTGGTACCGCGGCAGCTACGACACGCAGTCGGACACCCCGAGCGATCCGCGGTGGCGGCTCGACCGGCCGGCGCACGAGCTCTATCTCAAGGTGATCCCGACGGTCACCCCGCAGGTGAAGGGCGAGGCGACGCTCCGGTTCGACACGGCCGTGGGCGACATCAAGAAGGTCTCGGCCGACTTCTACAGCGGCCACGCGACGCTCGAGGGCGGGCCGTTCACGGTCGTCGGGTTCTACAACGAGGAGCGGGTGCAGTTCGACGATCCGCTCGAGCTGGTCGGGCACATCAACCTGCCGGGGACCATCGCCGAGGAGCACATCCCCTTCGGCCGCGGAGCGCAGGGCGTCACCGTCACGGCCGACGTCGGCCCGACCGCGCTCACCGCCGTCTACGCCAACCGCTACGACTACGACGTCTGGAACAAGCCCACGATCTTCGACAACACCGACACCGACCTCCTCGCCGCGCGCCTGACGAGCCGGCCGCTTGGGGCCTTCAGGCTCGGCGCGACATACGCGTCGCACCGCGACGGCTGGTGGATGAGCTGGCAGGGAGGCAACGAGGACCCGTTCCTCGACGCGTACATCGACTCGACCGGATCGGCGAGCGACTGGTTCGAGTACGCGCGGACCGAGCAGTGGATCGCCGGCGACGCGAGCTGGAAGGGCATGTCCGACATGCTCGAGCTCGCCGCCGCGTACGGCCGCTACAGCTACGCAGGCCGCTGGGACATGGGCAACAGGGAGAGCGTCCAGGGCGACGACCTCGGCAACGGCGCGATCGACGTGCCCACGGGCGACATGAAGGGCTCGTACCTGAAGGGCATCGCGTCGGCGAACCTCGCGGAGCTCGTGCGCGCGCGGCTCTCGGTGGAGCGGCAGGCCGTGGACGGCATGAAGGCCGGCGAGGAGTACATCGCCTACGGCGCGCCGGCGTGGGCGGGAAGCCCGGTCCGCCAGCTCACCGAGGTGCGGTACGCGGGGTCGCCGCTCGTCGTGGGCGTGTACGGGCCCGCGCCGGAGCGCGACGACACGTTCGTCGAGACCGACGTCAACGTGACGCTCGGCATCTTCGGGCTCGGCCTCGAGTTCGACCGGAGCTCGTACGCGTGGGAGTATCCCGAGAGTCTTGCGACCATCGGCGGCCGCGGCTGGGAGGGGACGGCGAACAGGTTCGCGCTCCTGGGGCGCGCCGACGTCATGGCCGACGATCTCTGGTTCGAGCTCGCGTACCAGTCGCTCACGCACGACTTCGACGACGGGCTGTGGATGCCGTACGACACGGGCGAGCTCATCGGGCGCGCGGGCTTCACCTTCCGCCCCGACTGGAGCGTCGTGACGGATCTCCGGCGCGTGACCTACAGGGACGTGCCGTCCGGCGAGGGGACCACGGACCAGTCGTTCGTGAACCCGTACCTCGCTGTCGTCTGGAGCCCGCGCAGGAACGTCGAGGTTCGGCTCGGGTACGGCGTCAACCCGACGGGTTACGCCGACTCGCCCGTCGA